A single Iodidimonas sp. SYSU 1G8 DNA region contains:
- a CDS encoding nucleoside transporter C-terminal domain-containing protein: MQAVLGIVVLTALAWAMSEDRRAFRAKMVLGALALQVMLALLFLRLPGSRDAFSGVNRVVNAMQDATTAGTSFVFGYLGGGVSPFAATGSGSTFILAFNALPLVLVVSALSALLYYWRVLPVIVGGFAWALNRTLGVSGPVGLSTAANVFVGMIEAPMLIRPYLSRMDRGDLFLVMVGGMAGIAGTMLVLYAAMLGPMVPNAAGHLVTASVVSAPAAIMIAALMVPPSARPQDQTLAVPRSEAESNMDAITRGTTNGITLLLHIIAMLIVLVALVTLINGIIGLLPDVGGAPLTLQRIAGWGMAPLAWLMGVPWSEAQTAGGLLGTKVILNELLAYAEMTALPEGALSPQSRLIMTYALCGFANFGSLGIMIGGMSAMAPDRRGDILSLGLKSIVAGTMATCMTAAIAGLIA; this comes from the coding sequence GTGCAGGCAGTGTTGGGTATCGTGGTGCTGACCGCGCTCGCATGGGCGATGAGCGAGGATCGCCGCGCCTTTCGCGCCAAGATGGTTCTCGGCGCGCTGGCGCTGCAGGTGATGCTGGCGCTGCTGTTCCTGCGTCTCCCGGGCTCCCGCGACGCCTTCTCTGGCGTGAACCGCGTGGTGAATGCCATGCAGGATGCGACCACGGCGGGGACCAGCTTCGTGTTCGGCTATCTGGGCGGCGGCGTATCGCCGTTCGCGGCGACGGGCAGCGGTTCGACCTTCATTCTCGCGTTCAATGCCCTACCCCTCGTCCTCGTGGTCAGCGCGCTCAGCGCCCTCCTCTACTACTGGCGGGTGCTTCCGGTCATCGTCGGCGGCTTTGCCTGGGCGCTCAACCGTACCCTGGGCGTCAGCGGTCCCGTCGGCCTCAGCACCGCCGCCAATGTCTTCGTCGGCATGATCGAGGCGCCCATGCTGATCCGTCCCTATCTGTCGCGCATGGACCGGGGCGACCTGTTCCTGGTGATGGTCGGCGGCATGGCCGGGATCGCCGGGACCATGCTCGTGCTTTACGCGGCCATGCTCGGACCGATGGTGCCCAACGCGGCGGGCCATCTGGTGACCGCCTCGGTCGTCAGCGCCCCGGCGGCCATCATGATCGCCGCGCTGATGGTGCCGCCGTCCGCGAGGCCGCAGGACCAGACGCTGGCCGTGCCGCGGTCCGAGGCGGAAAGCAACATGGATGCCATCACGCGCGGCACGACCAATGGCATCACCCTGCTGCTGCACATCATCGCCATGCTGATCGTGCTGGTGGCGCTGGTCACGCTGATCAACGGCATCATCGGCCTGCTGCCCGATGTGGGCGGCGCGCCCCTCACCCTGCAGCGGATCGCGGGCTGGGGCATGGCGCCGCTGGCCTGGCTGATGGGCGTTCCCTGGAGCGAAGCCCAGACGGCCGGCGGGCTGCTCGGAACCAAGGTCATCCTCAACGAGCTTCTCGCCTATGCGGAAATGACCGCGCTGCCGGAAGGCGCGCTGTCGCCGCAGTCGCGTCTGATCATGACCTATGCTTTGTGCGGCTTCGCCAATTTCGGCAGCCTCGGCATCATGATCGGCGGCATGAGCGCCATGGCGCCGGACCGGCGGGGCGACATCCTGAGCCTGGGCCTGAAATCCATCGTCGCGGGAACGATGGCCACCTGCATGACGGCGGCCATCGCCGGGCTGATCGCCTGA
- a CDS encoding tyrosine-protein phosphatase, which produces MSTTQDLPQRLAPLTGATNFRDLGGYEAADGRTVKWRHLYRSNSLAALTDEDLEHVGGLNIRLICDLRRDEECTEAPTRLPKVNAPEILQLAIGPERKDSKLYEYLASGDATESQMRAVMQDIYREFAIKFAPQYAEFMRRVARADQLPLLFHCAAGKDRTGFAAALILETLGVSRETILEDYALTNQYLKRNVAERFPHLKSPELFHTMMAANPDYLLASYAAVDDAYGSFDGYLTDGLGVSAKTREELRGLLLE; this is translated from the coding sequence ATGAGCACGACACAAGACCTGCCGCAACGCCTGGCGCCCCTGACCGGCGCCACCAATTTCCGCGATCTGGGCGGCTATGAAGCCGCCGACGGGCGGACGGTGAAATGGCGGCATCTGTACCGGTCCAATTCGCTGGCGGCGCTGACAGACGAGGATCTGGAGCATGTGGGCGGCCTCAACATCAGGCTGATCTGCGACCTGCGCCGGGACGAGGAGTGCACCGAGGCGCCGACCCGGCTTCCCAAAGTCAACGCACCCGAAATCCTGCAGCTCGCCATCGGGCCGGAGCGCAAGGATTCCAAGCTCTATGAGTATCTGGCGAGCGGCGACGCCACGGAATCGCAGATGCGCGCCGTGATGCAGGACATCTACCGTGAGTTCGCCATCAAGTTCGCGCCGCAATATGCCGAGTTCATGCGCCGGGTGGCCCGTGCCGACCAGTTGCCGCTGCTGTTCCACTGCGCCGCCGGCAAGGACCGTACCGGCTTCGCCGCCGCCCTGATCCTGGAGACGCTCGGCGTCTCGCGCGAGACCATCCTCGAGGATTACGCGCTGACCAATCAATACCTGAAGCGCAACGTCGCCGAGCGCTTCCCGCACCTGAAGTCGCCCGAGCTGTTCCACACCATGATGGCCGCCAATCCCGACTATCTGCTCGCGTCCTATGCCGCGGTGGATGACGCCTATGGTAGCTTCGACGGCTATCTGACGGATGGGCTGGGCGTTTCGGCTAAGACGCGCGAAGAGCTGCGCGGCCTGCTGCTCGAATAG
- a CDS encoding hydrolase codes for MSVTATITPGATLLDPQDHTLIMIDHQSQMAFATHSIDAVSLRNNAALVAKAAAGFGVSTILTTVAEKSFSGPMFDEIAAAFPGLGALDRTSMNAWEDAAVVNRINEIGKGRIVLAGLWTSVCIVGPALSALDQGFEVYVIADACGDVSAEAHERAMDRMVQAGVRPMTSLQYLLELQRDWGRGETYDMTTGIAKQHGGAYGLGIIYAKSMFGAQEHA; via the coding sequence ATGTCCGTCACCGCAACCATCACGCCCGGCGCCACCCTGCTCGATCCGCAGGACCACACGCTGATCATGATCGACCATCAGTCGCAGATGGCGTTCGCCACCCATTCCATCGACGCCGTCTCGCTGCGCAACAACGCGGCGCTCGTCGCCAAGGCGGCGGCCGGTTTCGGCGTCTCGACCATCCTGACCACCGTGGCCGAGAAATCGTTCTCCGGCCCCATGTTCGATGAGATCGCCGCCGCCTTTCCGGGCCTCGGCGCGCTGGATCGAACCAGCATGAACGCCTGGGAAGACGCGGCCGTCGTCAACCGGATCAACGAGATCGGCAAGGGCCGCATCGTGCTCGCCGGCCTGTGGACCTCCGTATGCATCGTCGGTCCCGCGCTCAGCGCGCTGGACCAGGGCTTCGAGGTCTATGTGATCGCCGACGCGTGCGGCGATGTCTCCGCCGAGGCGCACGAGCGCGCCATGGACCGGATGGTGCAGGCGGGCGTGCGTCCGATGACGTCCCTGCAATATCTGCTCGAGCTGCAGCGCGACTGGGGCCGGGGCGAGACCTACGACATGACCACGGGGATCGCCAAGCAGCATGGCGGGGCATACGGCCTTGGCATCATCTATGCCAAATCCATGTTCGGGGCCCAGGAACACGCCTGA
- a CDS encoding amidohydrolase, which produces MPDRDLILVNGKFTTLDRANPRADAVAVRAGRFLAVGDEKSVRAAAAPDARIIDLGGRRAIPGLIDSHMHIIRGGLNYNMELRWDGVPSLADAMAMLKRQVLVTPPPQWVRVVGGFTAHQFAEKRLPTLDEINAAAPDTPVFILHLYDRALLNRAALRVVGYTRDTPNPPGGEIVRDASGEPSGLLLAQPNATILYSTLAKGPKLPPEYQLNSTRHFMRELNRLGVTGVIDAGGGFQNYPEDYAIIEKLHGDGQLTVRIAYNLFTQKPKEELRDFASWAGQVAPGDGDDTYRHNGAGEMLVYSAADFEDFRVERPDMPPNMEGDLEPVIRLLAEKRWPWRLHATYNETISRALDVFEKVNRDIPFDGLHWFFDHAETIDQRNIDRIAALGGGIAVQHRMAYQGEYFVERYGAKAAEATPPIQRMLASGVPVGAGTDATRVASYNPWVSLSWLVTGRTVGGLTLYPAANRVDRETALRLWTEANTWFSSEPGKKGRIEAGQLADLAVLSDDFFSVAEPEIAHLSSVLTLLGGQAVHGEGDFASLAPPLPPPAPDWSPVATFGGYYRRPENTAHLAAACGCGTGCAVHGHDHAAALGVRAPAADERSFWGALGCACWAV; this is translated from the coding sequence ATGCCCGATCGCGACCTGATCCTGGTCAATGGCAAGTTCACCACGCTCGACCGCGCCAATCCCCGCGCCGATGCCGTCGCCGTCCGGGCGGGCCGGTTCCTGGCGGTGGGCGATGAAAAGTCGGTGCGCGCCGCCGCCGCGCCCGATGCGCGGATCATCGATCTGGGCGGCCGGCGCGCTATTCCCGGCCTGATCGACAGCCACATGCACATCATCCGCGGCGGTCTGAACTACAACATGGAACTGCGCTGGGACGGTGTGCCGTCGCTGGCCGATGCCATGGCCATGCTCAAACGCCAGGTGCTGGTGACGCCGCCGCCGCAATGGGTGCGGGTCGTCGGCGGCTTCACGGCGCACCAGTTCGCGGAAAAGCGGCTGCCGACGCTGGACGAGATCAACGCCGCCGCGCCAGATACGCCGGTCTTCATCCTGCACCTTTACGACAGGGCGCTGCTCAACCGCGCGGCGCTGCGGGTCGTTGGCTACACCCGGGACACGCCCAATCCGCCGGGCGGCGAGATCGTGCGCGATGCCTCGGGCGAGCCGAGCGGCCTGTTGCTGGCCCAGCCGAACGCCACCATCCTCTATTCCACCCTGGCGAAAGGCCCCAAGCTGCCGCCGGAATACCAGCTCAATTCCACCCGACATTTCATGCGCGAGTTGAACCGGCTGGGCGTGACCGGCGTGATCGACGCGGGCGGCGGCTTCCAGAACTATCCGGAAGATTACGCGATCATTGAAAAGCTGCATGGCGACGGCCAGCTCACCGTCCGCATCGCCTACAATCTGTTCACCCAGAAGCCGAAGGAAGAGTTGCGCGACTTCGCGTCCTGGGCGGGACAGGTGGCGCCGGGCGATGGCGACGACACCTACCGTCACAACGGGGCGGGCGAGATGCTGGTCTATAGTGCCGCGGATTTCGAGGATTTCCGCGTGGAGCGGCCGGACATGCCGCCGAACATGGAAGGCGACCTGGAGCCGGTGATTCGCCTGCTGGCCGAGAAGCGCTGGCCGTGGCGGCTCCACGCCACCTACAACGAGACCATCAGCCGGGCGCTGGATGTGTTCGAGAAGGTGAACCGGGACATCCCGTTCGATGGCCTGCATTGGTTCTTCGACCACGCCGAGACCATCGACCAGCGCAATATCGACCGGATCGCCGCGCTGGGCGGGGGCATCGCCGTGCAGCACCGGATGGCGTATCAGGGCGAATATTTCGTCGAGCGCTATGGCGCCAAGGCCGCCGAGGCGACGCCGCCGATCCAGCGCATGCTGGCCTCGGGCGTGCCGGTCGGCGCGGGCACCGACGCGACGCGGGTCGCCAGCTACAATCCCTGGGTGTCGCTGTCCTGGCTGGTGACGGGCCGGACCGTGGGCGGGCTGACGCTTTACCCGGCCGCCAACCGGGTGGACCGCGAGACGGCGCTACGGCTGTGGACCGAAGCGAATACCTGGTTCTCCAGCGAGCCGGGCAAGAAGGGCCGGATCGAGGCTGGCCAGCTCGCCGATCTCGCCGTGCTGTCCGATGATTTTTTCAGCGTCGCCGAACCGGAGATCGCCCATCTTTCCTCGGTCCTGACGCTGCTCGGCGGCCAGGCGGTGCACGGCGAAGGGGACTTCGCGTCGCTGGCGCCGCCACTGCCGCCGCCCGCGCCCGACTGGTCGCCTGTCGCCACCTTCGGCGGCTATTACCGCCGCCCGGAGAACACCGCCCATCTGGCGGCGGCCTGCGGCTGTGGCACGGGCTGTGCCGTGCATGGCCACGATCACGCCGCGGCGCTGGGCGTCCGCGCGCCGGCGGCGGACGAGCGCAGCTTCTGGGGCGCGCTCGGTTGCGCCTGCTGGGCGGTCTGA
- a CDS encoding MFS transporter, translating to MTTAGETGPLRLPLFRALWIATIVSNVGTWMHDVGAGWLMTSLSSDPLMVALVQAATTLPMFLFALPGGALADIVDRRRLLLAAQAWSLLSAAALAVLTLLGLTDPLVLLALTFSLATAAALNAPAFQAIVPELVPRETLPQAVALNSLGVNISRAIGPALGGLIIAAAGPAAVFVLNAVSVLGVMLVLYRWRRTPAASHLPPEHFLGALRAGARYVRQSPELRVVLVRSIAFFLFASAIWALLPVIARRDMGLGPAEYGGLLAFMGGGAVTGAMLLPRLRRYVSANVLTIAASAAFALVAIALSRATDYWMACAVMAVAGMAWIAMLSSLNVAAQMSAPAWVKARALAVYMVVFQGAMTAGSTLWGALAAQTDVRTALTVAAAGQVLALAVAFRYRLGGDARLDLSPSMHWPAPEVSGDVRPDRGPVMVTVEYRIDPLRVPEFTRAMGEMRRIRRRDGAMSWSLYEDAARPGLMIETFVLESWLEHLRQHERVTHTDHALQDEVQKYHLGPDKPVVRHLIAPET from the coding sequence ATGACCACCGCAGGCGAGACCGGACCCCTTCGCCTGCCGCTGTTCCGGGCGCTGTGGATCGCCACCATCGTCTCCAATGTGGGGACGTGGATGCACGATGTGGGCGCCGGCTGGCTGATGACGTCGCTGTCGTCGGACCCGCTGATGGTGGCGCTGGTCCAGGCGGCGACGACCCTGCCCATGTTCCTGTTCGCGCTGCCGGGCGGGGCGCTGGCCGATATCGTCGACCGACGCCGTCTGCTGCTGGCGGCACAGGCCTGGAGCCTGCTGTCGGCGGCGGCGCTGGCGGTGCTGACACTCCTCGGGCTGACCGACCCGCTTGTTCTGCTGGCGCTCACCTTCTCGCTGGCCACGGCGGCGGCGCTCAATGCCCCCGCGTTCCAGGCCATCGTGCCCGAGCTGGTGCCGCGCGAGACTCTTCCCCAGGCGGTGGCGCTGAACAGTCTGGGCGTGAATATCTCCCGGGCCATCGGGCCGGCTTTGGGCGGGCTGATCATCGCGGCGGCGGGACCCGCGGCGGTCTTCGTGCTGAATGCGGTCTCGGTGCTCGGCGTCATGCTGGTGCTGTACCGCTGGCGCCGCACGCCAGCGGCGTCCCACCTGCCGCCGGAACATTTCCTGGGTGCGCTGCGGGCCGGCGCGCGCTATGTGCGCCAATCGCCCGAGCTGCGTGTCGTGCTGGTGCGCAGCATCGCGTTCTTCCTGTTCGCCAGCGCCATCTGGGCGCTGCTGCCCGTGATTGCCCGGCGCGACATGGGGCTCGGCCCGGCGGAATATGGCGGCCTGCTGGCTTTCATGGGTGGCGGCGCCGTGACCGGCGCCATGCTGCTGCCGCGCCTGCGCCGGTATGTGTCCGCCAATGTCCTGACCATCGCGGCCAGCGCCGCCTTCGCGCTCGTCGCGATCGCTCTGTCGCGGGCGACGGACTACTGGATGGCTTGCGCGGTGATGGCCGTGGCGGGCATGGCGTGGATCGCCATGCTGTCCTCGCTCAACGTGGCGGCGCAGATGTCGGCGCCGGCCTGGGTCAAGGCTCGCGCGCTCGCCGTCTACATGGTGGTGTTCCAGGGCGCGATGACGGCTGGCAGCACGCTCTGGGGCGCGCTGGCGGCGCAGACGGACGTGCGCACGGCGCTGACGGTCGCCGCCGCCGGTCAGGTGCTGGCGCTCGCCGTCGCCTTCCGCTACCGGCTGGGCGGCGATGCGCGGCTTGACCTGTCACCCTCCATGCACTGGCCGGCCCCCGAGGTCAGCGGCGACGTGCGGCCGGACAGGGGGCCTGTGATGGTCACCGTCGAATACCGGATCGATCCGCTGCGGGTCCCAGAGTTCACGCGCGCCATGGGCGAGATGCGCCGCATCCGCCGCCGCGACGGCGCCATGAGCTGGAGCCTTTACGAGGACGCCGCTCGACCGGGCCTGAT